In one window of Tachypleus tridentatus isolate NWPU-2018 chromosome 2, ASM421037v1, whole genome shotgun sequence DNA:
- the LOC143244482 gene encoding chitotriosidase-1-like, with protein sequence MTYDFHSDWQRQVGHNSPLYPLEGASIYHSKLTMIQWLKKSGYGGVMVWSMDDFRDFCVGRPYPILGTVAQELKDYRISNLPDITVNFHNQPDVKEVVCKDADGVISYHQDCSMYYLCHGQRRHHMPCPPNLVFNPDEHLCDWPENVRLLFTDVIREFYCCLDLYSMLFRARFQGNPPTAAKPVN encoded by the exons ATGACGTACGATTTCCACAGCGACTGGCAACGTCAAGTCGGCCACAACAGTCCTCTTTATCCTTTAGAGGGCGCAAGCATCTATCATAGTAAACTTACAATG ATCCAGTGGCTGAAGAAATCTGGCTATGGTGGAGTTATGGTGTGGTCCATGGACGACTTTAGGGACTTTTGTGTGGGCCGTCCTTACCCCATATTGGGAACTGTGGCACAAGAACTAAAGGACTACAGAATTTCAAACCTGCCGGATATAACCGTGAACTTTCACAACCAGCCTG atgtgAAAGAGGTAGTTTGTAAAGATGCAGATGGAGTCATTTCGTATCACCAAGACTGCTCCATGTACTATTTATGTCATGGTCAACGACGTCACCATATGCCCTGCCCACCAAACCTCGTTTTCAATCCTGACGAACATTTGTGTGACTGGCCGGAAAACGTAAGACTCTTGTTTACTGACGTCATCAGAGAATTCTATTGTTGCTTAGACCTTTATTCTATGCTATTTCGGGCTCGGTTTCAAGGTAATCCTCCAACGGCTGCGAAACCCGTTAACTAA
- the mRpS34 gene encoding mitochondrial ribosomal protein S34 — MPITYIGKITHFKGKTLFEILSNLKNFGVGRLVVRSAFQRYPEPTFYIIKRVEPQMDEENKFGRVWVEKCFRGKKFPGIREITTSYKPDFCLVSKEDEGYYLNYKLKEPKVERILPREIPFPPLLREVLLQERKGQEDVMENEPMLELRYRKHILVDYRVAEKGETPSESLRYPGLSPKFLEGVKVNYNT, encoded by the exons ATGCCTATTACATACATAGGGAAGATCACCCATTTTAAGGGGAAGACGCTGTTTGAAATCTTGAGTAATCTAAAAAATTTTGGTGTCGGAAGATTGGTTGTTAGAAGTGCTTTTCAACGATATCCCGAACCGACTTTTTACATTATCAAAAGAGTGGAACCACAAATGGATGAA GAAAACAAGTTTGGCCGAGTGTGGGTGGAAAAATGTTTCCGAG gaaaaaaaTTCCCAGGAATCAGGGAAATTACTACATCTTATAAACCagatttttgtttagtttcgAAGGAGGATGAAGGTTATTACCTGAATTACAAACTCAAAGAACCTAAGGTGGAAAGAATTCTGCCAAGAGAAATTCCATTTCCTCCCCTTCTTCGGGAAGTTCTACTTCAAGAAAGAAAAGGACAAGAAGATGTCATGGAAAATGAGCCAATGTTGGAGCTGCGCTACAGAAAACACATTCTTGTGGACTACAGAGTAGCAGAAAAAGGTGAAACTCCTTCAGAAAGTTTGAGGTATCCAGGTCTTAGTCCCAAGTTCCTCGAAGGAGTCAAAGTGAACTACAATACATAA